One Pseudomonas sp. HOU2 genomic window carries:
- a CDS encoding tail fiber protein, with protein sequence MEVFMGTIQPFAFNFAPSGWALCNGQILSLSQYQALFALLGTYYGGNGTTNFQLPNLQGRVPVAQGSGQGLTPRLIGQVYGTENVTATIANMPNHTHAMTGLSANTALQLAVPASNPATVPTATNSYIGASGGGPGSANIYSDAQGATPVPIKGLTTTVTGDISSTGGSQPLSIVNPSLVVNFSIALNGLFPSRN encoded by the coding sequence ATGGAAGTCTTTATGGGTACGATTCAACCGTTCGCCTTCAACTTCGCCCCCAGTGGCTGGGCCTTGTGCAACGGACAAATCCTGAGTCTCTCGCAATACCAGGCATTGTTCGCCTTGCTTGGCACCTACTATGGCGGCAATGGCACGACCAATTTTCAGTTGCCTAACCTGCAAGGTCGCGTACCCGTGGCACAGGGCAGCGGACAGGGACTGACGCCGCGTCTCATCGGTCAGGTGTATGGCACGGAAAACGTCACGGCCACGATCGCCAACATGCCTAACCACACCCACGCGATGACCGGCCTTTCCGCCAACACCGCCCTGCAACTGGCGGTACCGGCAAGCAATCCGGCGACCGTACCGACCGCCACCAACTCGTACATCGGCGCGTCCGGCGGCGGCCCTGGCTCGGCAAACATCTATTCAGATGCCCAGGGTGCCACGCCGGTTCCCATCAAAGGCCTGACCACGACTGTCACCGGAGACATTTCCTCCACGGGCGGCAGTCAGCCGTTATCCATCGTCAACCCCTCTCTGGTCGTCAACTTCAGCATTGCCCTGAACGGGCTGTTCCCTTCGCGCAATTGA